The Populus alba chromosome 4, ASM523922v2, whole genome shotgun sequence genome contains a region encoding:
- the LOC118060727 gene encoding beta-glucosidase 12-like, producing the protein MVLLGIQQPYVTLFHWDTPQAIEDKYGGFLSPDIFVNGYDTGSMAPGRISTLENYPGQPKISGATEVYIVTHHLLLAHATAVKVYKEKYQTRQGGKIGITLVSHWFEPYSTSESDRMATERSLDFMLGWYVDPLTKGEYPQNMHDYVGGRLPRFSEEESKMLRGSYDFIGINYYTTYYAQNVEDVNYKNIGSWKMLVLTGQGRENGIPIGPQAGSSWLYIYPEVTMVSMSRGFFAWSFLDDFEWGSGYGSRFGLFYIDYENNLKRYAKNSVKWF; encoded by the exons ATGGTACTGCTCG GTATACAGCAGCCTTATGTAACTCTCTTTCATTGGGACACTCCACAAGCAATTGAGGACAAATATGGTGGTTTCTTGAGCCCTGATATTTT CGTCAATGGTTATGACACGGGCAGCATGGCACCCGGCAGAATTTCAACTTTGGAGAATTATCCAGGCCAGCCCAAAATCTCTGGTGCCACCGAGGTTTACATTGTAACCCATCATCTATTGCTTGCTCATGCAACGGCTGTGAAAGTATACAAGGAAAAGTATCAG ACGCGTCAAGGAGGAAAAATTGGGATAACCCTCGTTTCTCATTGGTTTGAACCTTACTCAACTAGTGAAAGTGATCGGATGGCAACTGAACGAAGCCTTGATTTTATGCTTGGATG GTACGTGGATCCTCTAACTAAAGGTGAGTATCCACAGAATATGCACGACTACGTCGGAGGAAGATTGCCTAGATTCAGTGAGGAGGAATCCAAGATGCTGAGAGGATCTTATGACTTTATCGGGATCAATTACTACACTACATATTATGCTCAGAACGTTGAGGAtgttaactataaaaatattggttCATGGAAGATGCTCGTGTTAACTGGCCAG GGGAGAGAAAATGGAATACCAATAGGCCCACAG GCGGGTTCAAGTTGGCTTTATATTTATCCCGAAG TGACCATGGTGTCGATGTCAAGGGGTTTTTTTGCTTGGTCATTCTTGGATGATTTTGAATGGGGATCCGGCTATGGTTCAAGGTTTGGTCTCTTCTACATTGACTACGAAAACAACTTGAAACGATATGCCAAAAATTCTGTGAAGTGGTTTTGA
- the LOC118060775 gene encoding auxin-responsive protein SAUR50-like — MAIRKSHKLPQTAVLKQILKRCSSLGKKHGYDDDGLPLDVPKGHFAVYVGENRSRYIVPISFLSHPEFQSLLQRAEEEFGFDHDMGLTIPCEEVVFRSLTSMLR; from the coding sequence ATGGCTATTAGAAAATCACACAAACTACCTCAAACAGCAGTCCTCAAGCAAATCCTCAAGAGATGCTCTAGTTTAGGCAAGAAACACGGTTATGATGATGATGGCCTCCCTCTTGACGTGCCAAAAGGGCACTTTGCTGTGTATGTTGGTGAAAACAGAAGTAGATACATTGTTCCAATCTCATTTTTGAGCCACCCTGAGTTTCAATCCTTGCTTCAAAGAGCAGAAGAGGAATTTGGCTTTGATCATGATATGGGCCTTACTATCCCTTGTGAAGAAGTAGTTTTTCGATCTCTAACATCAATGCTCAGATGA
- the LOC118060783 gene encoding beta-glucosidase 12-like produces MGSIAKLSRNSFPDGFLFGSSSSAYQFEGETNRRGKGPNIWDTFIEEHPERISDHSNAKVAVDFYNRYKEDVQRMRGMGMDAFRFSISWSRVLPHGRLSAGINEEGIQFYNNLIDELIKNGIQPYVTLFHWDTPQAIEDKYGGFLSPDILNDFRDFVELCFQRFGDRVKHWITLNEPFMFSVNGYDTGSMAPGRISTLENYPGQPKISGATEVYIVTHHLLLAHATAVKVYKEKYQTRQGGKIGITLVSHWFEPYSTSESDRMATKRSLDFMLGWYMDPLTKGEYPQNMHDYVGGRLPRFSEEESKMLRGSYDFIGINYYTTYYAQNVEDVNYKNIGFMEDARVNWPGERNGIPIGPQAGSSWLYIYPEGIRHLLNYVKDAYENPTIYITENGVDDVSSSSLEEALNDPIREQYYKDIFHNVLKSINDHGVDVKGFFAWSFLDDFEWGSGYGSRFGLFYIDYENNLKRYAKNSVKWFEQFLKKDESTKLNDNIESKSRVEEGSARSRKKSRIE; encoded by the exons ATGGGAAGTATTGCCAAGTTGAGTCGTAATTCTTTCCCAGATGGTTTCCTTTTTGGATCTTCTTCATCAGCTTACCAG TTTGAAGGTGAAACAAACAGGAGAGGTAAAGGGCCGAATATATGGGACACCTTCATCGAGGAGCATCCAG AGAGGATAAGCGACCATAGCAATGCAAAGGTGGCAGTTGATTTCTATAATCGCTACAAG GAAGATGTGCAAAGAATGAGGGGAATGGGAATGGATGCTTTCAGATTCTCTATTTCTTGGTCTAGGGTATTACCAC ATGGCAGACTAAGTGCTGGAATAAACGAAGAAGGGATCCAGTTTTACAACAATCTCATCGATGAGCTCATAAAAAATG GTATACAGCCTTATGTAACTCTCTTTCATTGGGACACTCCACAAGCAATTGAGGACAAATATGGTGGTTTCTTGAGCCCTGATATTTT AAACGATTTCCGAGACTTTGTGGAGCTTTGCTTTCAAAGATTTGGAGACCGAGTGAAGCACTGGATCACTTTAAATGAGCCTTTTATGTTTAGCGTCAATGGTTATGACACGGGCAGCATGGCACCCGGCAGAATTTCAACTTTGGAGAATTATCCAGGCCAGCCCAAAATCTCTGGTGCCACCGAGGTTTACATTGTAACCCATCATCTATTGCTTGCTCATGCAACGGCTGTGAAAGTATACAAGGAAAAGTATCAG ACGCGTCAAGGAGGAAAAATTGGGATAACCCTCGTCTCTCATTGGTTTGAACCTTACTCAACTAGTGAAAGTGATCGGATGGCAACTAAACGAAGCCTTGATTTTATGCTTGGATG GTACATGGATCCTCTAACTAAAGGTGAGTATCCACAGAATATGCACGACTACGTCGGAGGAAGATTGCCTAGATTCAGTGAGGAGGAATCCAAGATGCTGAGAGGATCTTATGACTTCATCGGGATCAATTACTACACTACATATTATGCTCAGAACGTTGAGGAtgttaactataaaaatattgggTTCATGGAAGATGCTCGTGTTAACTGGCCAG GGGAGAGAAATGGAATACCAATAGGCCCACAG GCGGGTTCAAGTTGGCTTTATATTTATCCCGAAGGTATTCGTCATCTTTTGAATTACGTAAAGGACGCGTATGAAAATCCAACAATATATATCACTGAAAATG gagtTGATGACGTGAGTTCCTCGTCACTAGAGGAAGCCCTGAATGATCCCATAAGAGAGCAATATTATAAAGACATTTTCCACAATGTTCTGAAATCTATCAA TGACCATGGTGTCGATGTCAAGGGGTTTTTTGCTTGGTCATTCTTGGATGATTTTGAATGGGGATCCGGCTATGGTTCAAGGTTTGGTCTCTTCTACATTGACTACGAAAACAACTTGAAACGATATGCCAAAAATTCTGTGAAGTGGTTTGAGCAATTTCTGAAGAAGGACGAAAGTACTAAACTCAACGATAACAT AGAATCAAAATCTCGAGTGGAGGAGGGATCAGCTCGTAGCCGTAAGAAGTCGAGAATTGAATAA
- the LOC118060757 gene encoding transcription initiation factor TFIID subunit 14b-like, with protein sequence MSKTEENTEKKILNKKLKDVEISLPIVYGNIAFWLGKKANEYQSHKWTVYVRGATNEDLGVVIKRAVFQLHSSFNNPTRVIEAPPFELSEAGWGEFEIAITLYFHSDVCDKPLNLYHHLKLYPEDESGSLSMKKPVVVESYDEIVFPEPSEGFLARIQSHPAVNLPRLPAGFTLPPPVPVEDTSKRKRGDTKDHPLSQWFMNFSEADELLQLAAARQQVQAHIAKLRRQISLIDGQNQQLKSPSDQ encoded by the exons ATGAGCAAAACTGAAGAGAACACTGAAAAGAAG ATTTTGAATAAGAAGCTCAAAGATGTTGAGATTAGCCTTCCAATAGTTTACGGCAACATAGCATTCTGGCTTGGCAAAAAGGCAAACGA GTATCAATCTCATAAGTGGACTGTATATGTACGTGGTGCCACAAATGAGGATCTTGGTGTAGTAATAAAACGAGCTGTTTTTCAGCTTCATTCTAGCTTCAATAATCCTACAAGAGTCATCGAGGCACCACCTTTTGAGTTATCAGAAGCAGGCTGGGGTGAATTTGAGATTGCCATTACTCTGTATTTCCACAGTGATGTTTGTGATAAGCCTTTGAACTT ATATCATCACTTGAAGTTGTACCCAGAAGATGAATCTGGCTCCTTGTCAATGAAGAAGCCAGTTGTTGTAGAATCATACGATGAGATTGTATTCCCTGAGCCTTCAGAAGGTTTCTTAGCTCGCATACAGAGCCATCCAGCCGTAAACTTGCCCAGATTACCTGCTGGTTTTACTTTGCCTCCTCCTG TGCCAGTTGAAGATACAAGTAAAAGGAAGAGGGGTGACACTAAAGATCATCCTCTATCCCAGTGGTTTATGAATTTCTCTGAAGCAGACGAGCTACTACAGCTTGCCGCAGCTCGTCAGCAG GTGCAAGCTCATATAGCAAAACTCCGACGACAGATAAGCTTGATAGATGGGCAGAATCAACAGTTGAAATCTCCCTCCGACCAGTGA